One Brassica napus cultivar Da-Ae chromosome C2, Da-Ae, whole genome shotgun sequence DNA window includes the following coding sequences:
- the LOC106403716 gene encoding putative esterase YitV: protein METLTNETDELRSEFLHVLPCQRSAKVLVKNCTLFLLVSNLLITGAMETHEAVHFRSQFLHVLLSRRSAPVPLVAECSKPVANPVFQSAVPSLAATESCPKEHMDNSKSMLKEENIHLHTEAGEQGRLPLLILSLKDKSVERRPAVVFMHASDANKEWLRPFLEAYASRGYVAIGLDSRYHGERADSKTAYRDALISSWKNGNTMPFIFDTVWDLIKLAEYLTQRKDIDPQRIGITGISLGGMQAWFAAAVDTRYSVAVPLIGVQGFRWAIDNDAWQARVDSLKPLFEVARIDMGKSKIDKEVVEKVWDRIAPGIASQFDAPYSVPVIAPRPLYLLNGAEDPRCPLGGLVVPVKRAKKAYKKTPANFKFVAEEGVGHTVTSFMIKESSDWFEKFLKQGNMTSH, encoded by the exons ATGGAAACGTTGACTAACGAAACCGATGAGCTCAGATCGGAGTTTCTCCACGTTCTTCCATGTCAAAGATCAGCCAAAG TTCTTGTAAAGAACTGTACATtgtttcttcttgtttccaaTCTCCTAATCACCGGAGCTATGGAAACTCACGAAGCCGTTCACTTTCGATCTCAGTTTCTCCATGTTCTTCTTAGTCGACGATCAGCCCCAG TTCCACTGGTAGCTGAGTGTTCGAAACCAGTGGCAAATCCTGTGTTTCAAAGTGCTGTTCCATCTTTAGCT GCAACAGAGTCTTGTCCAAAGGAACACATGGATAACTCAAAAAGTATGCTTAAAGAGGAAAACATTCATTTGCACACTGag GCTGGAGAGCAAGGAAGATTACCTTTGCTTATTTTAAGCTTGAAGGACAAGAGTGTAGAAAGAAGACCAGCTGTTGTGTTTATGCATGCCTCAGACGCAAACAAAGAATGGTTAAGGCCATTTCttgaa GCATATGCTTCACGGGGATATGTAGCCATTGGTTTAGACTCTCGCTACCATGGGGAACGAGCTGACTCCAAAACTGCCTATCGAGAT GCTCTTATATCATCTTGGAAAAATGGAAACACAATGCCTTTTATCTTCGATACT gtCTGGGATTTGATTAAACTAGCTGAATATCTTACTCAGAGGAAAGATATAGATCCACAAAGGATAGGAATCACCGGTATTTCTCTAGGAG GGATGCAGGCTTGGTTTGCTGCTGCAGTTGACACCCGCTATTCAGTAGCTGTTCCTTTGATCGGTGTTCAG GGATTCAGATGGGCAATAGACAATGATGCGTGGCAAGCAAGAGTCGACAGCTTAAAACCTTTATTTGAAG TAGCAAGGATTGATATGGGAAAGAGCAAAATCGACAAAGAAGTGGTCGAGAAG GTGTGGGACAGAATAGCTCCTGGCATAGCCTCTCAGTTTGATGCGCCTTACTCGGTACCAGTGATTGCACCACGCCCTCTTTACCTCCTTAACG GCGCTGAGGATCCTCGCTGTCCTCTTGGTGGACTAGTTGTTCCAGTGAAGAGAGCTAAGAAGGCTTATAAGAAAACTCCTGCAAACTTCAAG TTCGTAGCAGAAGAGGGAGTTGGACACACAGTGACGAGTTTCATGATCAAAGAATCATCAGATTGGTTTGAAAAGTTCCTTAAACAAGGAAACATGACTTCTCATTAA
- the LOC106403728 gene encoding rhomboid-like protein 11, chloroplastic, with the protein MSQLHLHRLSLPLSSTRFTAPPSPSLHLRREAPSPTPLTNKSFPLSSTSELNSSKATAFRPPTVSKSPITCSFSQSDITPQLELSKGGDQRKPQKRANGIFWIILINLGVYVADHFFQVRSIKSLYLYHNFPAWYQFVTATFCHASWNHLSSNLFFLYIFGKLVEEEEGNFGLWLSYLFTGVGANLVSWLVLPRNAVSVGASGAVFGLFAISVLVKMSWDWRKILEVLILGQFVIERVMEAAQASAGLSGTIYGGYSLQTVNHIAHLSGALVGVVLVWLLSKFPSETVDQEVQKSPKK; encoded by the exons ATGTCACAGCTTCACCTTCACCGTCTCTCCCTCCCACTGTCTTCCACTCGTTTCACAGCACCGCCTTCACCTTCCTTACATCTCCGCCGTGAAGCTCCGTCGCCGACACCACTCACCAACAAAAGCTTCCCACTTTCCTCAACTTCCGAGCTCAATTCATCAAAAGCCACCGCCTTTCGTCCACCCACCGTCTCAAAATCTCCTATCACTTGCAGTTTCAGCCAATCCG ACATTACGCCACAACTTGAGCTTAGTAAAGGAGGAGATCAAAGGAAACCACAGAAGCGAGCCAATGGCATCTTTTGGATCATACTTATCAATCTTGGCGTTTATGTGGCAGATCACTTCTTTCAG GTTCGCAGCATCAAATCTCTCTATCTGTACCATAATTTTCCAGCGTGGTACCAGTTTGTGACTGCAACGTTCTGCCATGCTAGCTG GAACCATCTCTCCAGCAATCTTTTTTTCCTCTACATCTTTG GAAAGcttgttgaagaagaagaagggaacTTTGGTTTGTGGCTGTCGTACTTATTCACTGGTGTTGGAGCTAACCTGGTTTCTTGGTTAGTTTTGCCGAGAAATGCAGTTTCGGTTGGAGCCTCTGGAGCTGTTTTTGGGTTGTTTGCTATTAGCGTCCTCGTCAAG ATGTCTTGGGATTGGAGGAAGATCCTTGAAGTTCTTATACTGGGTCAGTTCGTTATTGAGAGG GTGATGGAAGCAGCTCAGGCTTCAGCTGGATTATCAGGAACTATATATGGTGGCTATTCTTTGCAGACTGTTAATCACATTGCACATCTCTCTGGTGCTCTTGTTGGTGTTGTGTTAGTTTGGCTACTTAGCAAATTTCCCTCGGAAACTGTGGATCAAGAGGTTCAAAAGTCCCCCAAGAAGTGA